A single Cottoperca gobio chromosome 7, fCotGob3.1, whole genome shotgun sequence DNA region contains:
- the birc5b gene encoding LOW QUALITY PROTEIN: baculoviral IAP repeat-containing protein 5b (The sequence of the model RefSeq protein was modified relative to this genomic sequence to represent the inferred CDS: deleted 1 base in 1 codon): MASIDVLSTRFFSFGKMHCYDLRELSFVDWPFREQCNCTPEKMAKAGFVHCPSENEPDVACCFFCLIELEGWEPDDDPFSEHLKRSPNCGFLTMKKDFTDLTVAELYHIERERLKVYLRKACHKKMAYFRDDIDHTFESLKSQLLEIKLPVNIL, translated from the exons ATGGCCAGCATAGATGTATTGTCAACCAGGTTTTTCTCCTTCGGCAAAATGCACTGTTACGATTTACGCGAACTAAGCTTTGTAGACTGGCCATTTAGAGAGCAATGTAACTGCACACCTGAAAAG aTGGCCAAGGCTGGGTTTGTCCACTGCCCCAGTGAGAATGAGCCTGATGTTGCTTGCTGTTTCTTCTGTCTGATCGAGCTTGAGGGTTGGGAGCCGGATGACGATCCCTT TTCTGAACACTTAAAACGC TCTCCTAACTGTGGATTCTTAACCATGAAGAAAGACTTCACTGACCTGACTGTGGCTGAATTGTATCATATAGAAAGGGAGAGGCTAAAGGTCTATCTT AGAAAGGCTTGTCATAAGAAGATGGCATATTTTCGGGATGACATAGACCATACCTTCGAGAGCCTTAAATCTCAGTTGCTTGAAATCAAACTTCCTGTAAATATATTGTGA